Proteins found in one Flavobacterium channae genomic segment:
- the nusA gene encoding transcription termination factor NusA encodes MENIALIESFSEFKDDKLIDRVTLMAILEDVFRNALKKKYGSDDNFDIIINPDKGDMEIWRNRVVVEDGEVEDPNSEISLSEARRIEPDFEVGEDVSEEVKLIQLGRRAILALRQNLISKIHEHDNTNLYKQFKDLIGDIYTAEVHHVRPKAVILMDDEGNEIVLPKEKQIPNDYFKKGDNVRGVIENVELKGNKPQIIMSRTAPEFLEKLFEQEIPEVFDGLITIKKVVRIPGEKAKVAVDSYDDRIDPVGACVGMKGSRIHGIVRELGNENIDVINYTTNAQLYITRALSPAKVSTVKINEEAKTAEVFLKIEEVSKAIGRGGNNIKLASLLTGYEIDVIREGVAEEEDDVELREFSDEIEAWVIEEFEKIGLDTARSVLNQDVADLVRRTDLEEETILDVINILKEELEG; translated from the coding sequence ATGGAGAATATTGCATTAATCGAATCGTTTTCAGAATTTAAAGACGATAAACTCATAGATAGAGTTACACTAATGGCAATTTTAGAGGATGTATTTAGAAATGCATTAAAAAAGAAATATGGATCAGACGATAACTTTGATATCATCATTAATCCTGATAAAGGAGATATGGAGATTTGGAGAAATCGTGTTGTTGTAGAAGATGGTGAAGTAGAAGATCCAAATTCTGAGATTTCTTTGTCTGAAGCAAGAAGAATCGAGCCTGATTTTGAAGTTGGGGAAGATGTTTCTGAAGAAGTGAAATTAATTCAATTAGGAAGAAGAGCTATTTTGGCATTACGTCAAAACTTAATTTCTAAGATTCATGAGCACGATAATACAAATCTTTATAAACAATTTAAAGATTTAATTGGTGATATTTATACTGCTGAAGTGCACCATGTTCGTCCAAAAGCTGTAATTTTGATGGACGATGAAGGAAATGAAATTGTTTTACCAAAAGAAAAACAAATTCCTAACGATTATTTCAAAAAAGGAGATAACGTAAGAGGTGTTATTGAAAATGTTGAATTGAAAGGTAATAAGCCGCAAATCATCATGTCAAGAACAGCTCCTGAGTTCTTAGAAAAATTATTCGAACAAGAAATTCCTGAAGTTTTTGATGGTTTAATCACAATCAAAAAAGTAGTTCGTATTCCAGGAGAAAAAGCAAAAGTTGCTGTTGATTCTTATGATGATAGAATTGATCCAGTTGGAGCTTGTGTAGGAATGAAAGGATCTCGTATTCATGGAATTGTTCGTGAATTAGGGAACGAGAATATTGATGTTATCAATTATACAACTAATGCACAACTTTATATTACAAGAGCGTTAAGTCCTGCAAAAGTTTCTACAGTTAAAATTAACGAAGAGGCAAAAACTGCAGAAGTGTTCTTGAAAATTGAGGAAGTTTCAAAAGCTATTGGTAGAGGTGGAAACAATATCAAATTGGCTAGCTTATTAACTGGTTATGAAATTGATGTTATCCGTGAAGGAGTTGCTGAAGAAGAAGATGACGTAGAATTAAGAGAATTCTCAGATGAAATCGAAGCTTGGGTAATTGAAGAATTTGAAAAAATCGGTTTAGATACAGCTAGAAGCGTATTAAATCAAGATGTTGCTGACTTGGTAAGAAGAACAGATCTTGAAGAGGAGACTATTTTAGATGTAATCAATATATTAAAAGAAGAATTAGAAGGATAA
- a CDS encoding metallophosphoesterase, whose product MIRWIVFLVFVVILEIYAFQAFKTLIKSKWFFIFYYITSAIALAYIIYQLYHFDRSVGQTPKTMMTMGLLLLLYVPKLLVTIILFGEDIVRFFVGIFGVITKSGSESFLPERRRFVSQIALGIAAIPFASFLYGITIGKYNYKVIRQTLFFPDLPDAFDGTTITHISDVHSGSFDDAEKIQYAIDLINEQNSDMVLFTGDIVNTHATEMDPWIDTFKGIHNPKYGKFSVLGNHDYGEYVDWPSKQDKARNFENIKAIHDKIDFKLLLNEHVKIKKDNQELAIVGVENWGRKFGERGDLNLASKGLSKEDFKIVMSHDPSHWDEKIQHDDNHYHLTLSGHTHGLQFGIEIPGWVKWSPVQYVYKQWAGLYENAGRYIYVNRGFGFHAYPGRVGIMPEITVIELKKGEKVV is encoded by the coding sequence ATGATTCGTTGGATTGTTTTTTTAGTATTTGTTGTCATTCTGGAAATCTATGCGTTTCAGGCATTTAAAACTTTGATAAAATCGAAGTGGTTTTTTATTTTCTATTATATAACATCTGCAATTGCATTAGCTTATATTATTTATCAATTGTATCATTTTGATAGAAGTGTAGGGCAAACACCAAAAACAATGATGACAATGGGTTTGTTGTTACTATTATATGTGCCAAAATTATTAGTAACTATCATTCTATTTGGAGAAGATATTGTTCGTTTTTTTGTTGGGATATTTGGTGTAATAACTAAAAGTGGTTCTGAAAGTTTTTTACCCGAAAGAAGACGTTTTGTGAGTCAAATTGCTTTGGGAATTGCGGCTATACCGTTTGCTTCTTTTTTATACGGAATTACTATTGGAAAGTACAATTACAAAGTAATCAGACAAACGCTGTTTTTTCCAGATTTGCCTGATGCTTTTGATGGAACTACAATTACGCATATTTCGGATGTTCACAGTGGAAGTTTTGATGATGCTGAAAAAATTCAGTATGCAATTGATTTGATTAATGAGCAAAATTCGGATATGGTTTTGTTTACGGGTGATATTGTGAATACTCATGCAACCGAAATGGATCCATGGATTGATACTTTTAAAGGAATTCATAATCCAAAATATGGGAAGTTTTCTGTTTTAGGAAATCACGACTATGGAGAGTATGTGGATTGGCCGTCAAAACAAGATAAAGCCCGAAATTTTGAGAATATCAAAGCGATTCATGATAAGATTGATTTCAAGTTGTTATTGAATGAGCATGTAAAAATCAAAAAAGACAATCAGGAATTAGCAATTGTTGGAGTTGAAAACTGGGGAAGAAAATTCGGTGAGCGTGGCGATTTGAATTTGGCCTCAAAAGGATTATCTAAAGAAGATTTCAAAATTGTAATGAGTCACGATCCAAGTCATTGGGACGAGAAAATTCAGCATGACGACAATCATTATCATTTAACACTTTCGGGTCATACGCATGGTTTGCAATTTGGGATTGAGATTCCTGGTTGGGTAAAATGGAGTCCGGTTCAATATGTATACAAACAATGGGCTGGATTGTACGAAAATGCTGGAAGATACATTTATGTAAATCGTGGTTTTGGCTTTCATGCTTACCCTGGTAGAGTAGGAATTATGCCTGAAATTACGGTAATTGAACTAAAAAAAGGAGAAAAAGTAGTGTAA
- a CDS encoding glycosyltransferase family 117 protein, with protein sequence MNSFNFKKWNTILGWSTFIVALITYSLTVEPTLSFWDCGEYIATSANLEVGHPPGAPLFQMLGAFFAMFAFSLDKIALMVNYLSVFSSAFTILFMFWSLTILLKKLIVGEKELSTNNSVMILGSAAVASLSFAFTDSFWFNAVEAEVYAMATFLIALLFWLGLRWEQEINTPRGNKWLLIISLVIGLSFGVHFMALLTFPAIGFLYFFKKYNNITVKSFLIANVVIVAILLFIFKLLLPYTLAFFGKTEIFMVNSLGMPFNSGTIFAFILIVAAFYFGLNYTKKKGHVFYNTLILSTLFILIGFSTWMMLPIRANANTPINENKPSDAAEVLAYYNREQYGEQKLFYGPQFSDTYSGLDPVTPYLDDKPNYERDYKTKKYVITNDYKNAKQNTDDAHKAFLPRMWSNEHNENYMIFTEPLEFRINPEYAHEDELVQIVTQFRQAYQAGEIDTKDYDKFLKGYGEYLIIDKPTFFNNMKFMFQYQFGYMYVRYLMWNFVGRQSDVQGKYDNTNGNWLSGINFIDEIFIGTQKNLPPDMQNNKGRNTYFFLPFILAIIGMVFHAMRDKKSFYVLLVLFLFTGFALKIYLNERPFEPRERDYALVGSFYVFAMWIAYGVFAIFETIKKYIQPKVAVPVVLATSLLASPVILAAQNWDDHDRSNKDTAYTMAKAYLDSCEPNAILFTIGDNDTFPLWYMQEIEGYRTDIRIVNTSLFMTDWYIDQMKMKSHSSDPIPSSFNRDQYKGSNRDYSLYVERTKEPLLLDEMIKFIALDDERAKIELNNGRKINYFPSKKVIYPVDKAAVIKNKVVSEKFYDSIVPTIEFEIKEKALYKNRLMMLDIINQNNWKRPIYFTGGSFGEDDYIWMKNYLQLDGMCFKLVPIKTEVETPSPMRMGHIDSEKMYNIVMKWDWGNSGKPIIYYDPETRKNSISYRTNLARLMETLIYEEKLDKAEKVIDLAMEKMPVQYFGYYSMLEPFAIGYYEVGKKEKARALISQVVKKYQENLTFYNSWKPSEQNFSIMDIVTDIEMYRDLIKVAESADDLEFYNQEKVKFNNFNKMFKRFGRKME encoded by the coding sequence ATGAATTCATTCAACTTTAAAAAGTGGAACACTATTTTAGGATGGTCTACTTTTATTGTAGCATTAATTACTTATTCATTAACCGTTGAACCAACCCTTAGTTTTTGGGATTGTGGTGAGTATATAGCAACTTCTGCCAACTTAGAAGTTGGACACCCACCAGGAGCACCATTATTTCAAATGTTAGGTGCTTTTTTCGCAATGTTTGCTTTTAGTCTAGACAAGATTGCCTTAATGGTTAATTATCTTTCTGTATTTTCAAGTGCCTTTACCATTTTATTTATGTTTTGGTCATTGACAATTTTACTAAAAAAATTGATTGTTGGCGAAAAAGAACTTTCTACAAACAACAGTGTAATGATTTTAGGAAGTGCTGCGGTAGCTTCTTTATCTTTTGCTTTTACTGATAGTTTTTGGTTTAATGCAGTTGAAGCAGAGGTTTATGCCATGGCTACTTTCTTAATTGCCTTACTTTTTTGGTTGGGATTACGTTGGGAACAAGAAATCAACACACCAAGAGGAAACAAATGGTTATTAATAATATCGCTTGTAATAGGACTTTCATTTGGAGTTCACTTCATGGCTTTGTTAACTTTCCCAGCAATTGGATTTCTATACTTCTTTAAAAAATACAACAACATTACAGTAAAATCTTTTTTAATCGCAAATGTTGTTATTGTTGCAATCTTACTTTTCATATTCAAGCTTTTGCTTCCTTATACACTTGCATTCTTTGGAAAAACGGAAATTTTCATGGTTAACAGTCTTGGAATGCCATTTAATTCAGGAACTATTTTCGCTTTTATATTAATTGTAGCTGCTTTTTATTTTGGATTAAACTACACCAAGAAAAAAGGTCATGTTTTTTACAATACTTTAATATTATCAACACTTTTTATATTAATTGGATTTTCGACTTGGATGATGCTTCCAATACGCGCAAATGCTAATACACCAATTAACGAAAACAAACCTTCTGATGCCGCAGAAGTTTTAGCTTACTATAATCGTGAGCAATATGGTGAACAAAAATTATTCTACGGACCACAATTTTCAGATACTTATTCAGGATTGGATCCAGTTACTCCATATTTAGATGACAAACCAAATTATGAGCGTGATTATAAAACAAAAAAATATGTAATTACTAACGATTACAAAAACGCCAAACAAAATACCGATGATGCTCACAAAGCATTTTTACCAAGAATGTGGAGTAACGAGCACAACGAAAATTACATGATTTTCACTGAACCGTTAGAGTTTAGAATTAATCCAGAATACGCTCACGAAGATGAATTAGTTCAGATTGTTACGCAATTTAGACAAGCTTATCAAGCAGGAGAAATCGACACAAAAGATTATGACAAATTCTTAAAAGGATATGGTGAATATTTGATAATAGACAAGCCAACCTTCTTCAACAATATGAAATTCATGTTCCAATATCAATTTGGTTACATGTATGTTCGTTATTTAATGTGGAATTTTGTAGGAAGACAAAGCGATGTTCAAGGGAAATATGACAACACTAATGGAAACTGGTTAAGTGGAATCAATTTTATTGACGAGATTTTTATTGGAACTCAGAAAAATCTTCCACCTGATATGCAAAACAACAAAGGAAGAAACACTTATTTCTTTTTACCTTTTATTTTAGCTATAATTGGAATGGTTTTCCATGCTATGCGAGATAAAAAGAGCTTCTATGTTTTACTTGTTTTATTCTTATTTACAGGTTTTGCATTAAAAATCTACTTAAACGAAAGACCGTTTGAACCAAGAGAGAGAGATTATGCTTTGGTAGGTTCGTTCTATGTTTTTGCTATGTGGATTGCCTATGGGGTTTTTGCTATTTTTGAAACAATCAAAAAATACATTCAACCAAAGGTTGCTGTTCCAGTTGTTTTAGCAACTTCGTTATTAGCTTCACCAGTTATTTTAGCTGCTCAAAACTGGGACGATCACGATCGTTCTAACAAAGACACAGCTTACACAATGGCCAAAGCATATTTAGATTCTTGTGAACCAAATGCAATTTTATTTACCATTGGTGACAACGATACTTTCCCGCTTTGGTACATGCAAGAAATTGAAGGTTACAGAACCGATATTAGAATTGTAAATACAAGTTTATTTATGACCGATTGGTATATTGATCAAATGAAAATGAAATCTCATAGTTCTGATCCTATTCCAAGTTCGTTTAATAGAGATCAATACAAAGGAAGTAATAGAGACTACAGTTTGTATGTAGAAAGAACTAAAGAACCATTATTATTAGACGAAATGATTAAATTCATTGCACTTGATGATGAAAGAGCAAAAATTGAATTGAACAATGGTCGTAAAATAAACTACTTCCCATCTAAAAAAGTTATTTATCCTGTAGATAAAGCAGCAGTAATAAAAAACAAAGTGGTTTCTGAGAAATTCTATGATTCTATTGTTCCTACAATTGAATTTGAAATTAAAGAAAAGGCGCTTTACAAAAATCGTTTAATGATGCTTGACATCATCAACCAAAATAACTGGAAACGCCCTATTTACTTTACTGGTGGAAGTTTTGGTGAAGACGATTACATTTGGATGAAAAACTACTTACAATTAGACGGAATGTGCTTTAAGTTAGTTCCAATTAAAACTGAAGTAGAAACTCCAAGCCCAATGAGAATGGGACATATTGATTCTGAAAAAATGTACAATATTGTTATGAAATGGGATTGGGGTAATAGTGGAAAACCAATTATTTATTACGATCCGGAAACACGTAAAAACAGTATTAGCTACAGAACTAATTTGGCTCGTTTAATGGAAACATTAATTTATGAAGAGAAGTTAGATAAAGCTGAAAAAGTAATCGATTTGGCTATGGAAAAAATGCCTGTTCAATACTTTGGCTACTATTCGATGCTTGAACCATTTGCAATTGGCTACTACGAAGTAGGCAAAAAAGAAAAAGCAAGAGCGCTTATTTCTCAGGTTGTTAAAAAATACCAAGAGAACCTAACTTTCTACAATAGTTGGAAACCTAGTGAGCAGAATTTTTCAATAATGGATATTGTTACAGACATTGAAATGTATCGAGATTTAATCAAGGTTGCTGAATCAGCAGATGATTTAGAATTTTACAATCAAGAGAAAGTAAAATTCAACAACTTCAACAAAATGTTCAAGCGTTTTGGTAGAAAAATGGAATAA
- a CDS encoding polysaccharide deacetylase family protein, whose amino-acid sequence MNFYWVKTNKLIKIIFNKLIWDIPNSDKKIYLTFDDGPIPEVTEWVLELLKSEGIKATFFCIGDNIRKHPEVYKRILSEGHQTGNHTFNHLNGWKTKTSNYIDNFKLCETQQLKLETQNSKLFRPPYGKIKTRQSKAIRQLGYKIIMWDVLSYDFDATVSPEKCLENVISNTQQGSIIVFHDSIKSEKNLRFALPKAIKVLKEKGFVFDVIS is encoded by the coding sequence ATGAACTTCTATTGGGTAAAAACTAACAAACTAATCAAAATAATTTTCAATAAACTGATTTGGGACATACCCAATTCGGATAAAAAAATCTATTTAACATTTGATGATGGCCCAATTCCAGAAGTTACTGAATGGGTTTTAGAACTCTTAAAATCGGAAGGGATTAAAGCTACTTTTTTTTGTATTGGCGACAACATCCGAAAACATCCTGAAGTTTATAAAAGAATTTTGTCTGAAGGACATCAAACAGGAAACCATACTTTCAATCATTTAAACGGTTGGAAAACAAAAACTAGTAATTATATCGATAATTTCAAGTTGTGCGAAACTCAACAGTTAAAACTCGAAACTCAAAACTCAAAACTCTTTCGTCCTCCGTACGGAAAAATCAAGACAAGACAATCAAAAGCAATTCGACAATTAGGCTACAAGATAATTATGTGGGATGTATTGAGTTACGATTTTGATGCTACAGTTTCACCTGAAAAATGTTTAGAAAATGTCATTTCGAATACGCAACAAGGAAGTATTATCGTATTTCACGATAGTATTAAATCAGAAAAAAATCTGAGGTTTGCTTTACCTAAAGCAATTAAAGTTTTAAAAGAAAAGGGCTTTGTCTTTGATGTAATTTCTTAG
- the rimP gene encoding ribosome assembly cofactor RimP, whose amino-acid sequence MTFKNKVQELLDVALAQREHLFLIDLSINEANKISIVLDGDSGVNLQDCIDVSRAVESQLDREEQDFSLEVASAGVSSPLKLVRQYKKNIGRTLKVKTISSEEIEAKLTLADDEKITLEWQAREPKKIGKGKETVDKKLEIPYENIKEAIVIISF is encoded by the coding sequence ATGACATTTAAAAATAAAGTTCAGGAGTTGTTAGATGTTGCTTTAGCGCAGCGTGAGCATCTTTTTTTGATTGATTTATCTATAAACGAAGCTAATAAAATAAGTATTGTTTTGGATGGAGATTCGGGTGTTAATTTGCAAGATTGTATCGATGTAAGTAGAGCAGTTGAGAGTCAATTAGATCGTGAAGAGCAAGATTTTTCTTTAGAAGTAGCTTCGGCTGGGGTTTCAAGTCCGCTGAAATTAGTTAGACAATACAAGAAAAATATTGGAAGAACCTTAAAAGTTAAAACGATTTCATCTGAAGAAATTGAAGCTAAATTAACTTTGGCTGACGATGAAAAAATAACTTTAGAATGGCAGGCGCGTGAGCCTAAAAAGATTGGTAAAGGGAAAGAAACAGTTGATAAAAAACTAGAAATCCCTTATGAAAATATTAAAGAAGCAATTGTTATAATATCATTTTAA
- the polA gene encoding DNA polymerase I: MSQKRLFLLDAYALIFRGYYAFIKNPRINSKGMDTSAIMGFMNSLMDVIKREKPDHLAVAFDKGGSDYRFKMYQEYKAHRDETPEAIKIAVPYIQELLKAMHIPIIEKAGFEADDLIGTLAKQAEKEGFQVFMVTPDKDFSQLVSENIFMYKPARMGNDIEIWGIPEVLEKFEIERPEQVIDFLGMMGDSADNIPGLPGVGEKTAKKFLAEYGTLENLLANTHQLKGAMKDKIEANKELGILSKKLATILLDCPVTFDADDYELSKPDVEKTDALFQELEFRQMKAQFDKLFGTGKEYDEIDSNGNTSEIPQPTKKAPVKKSNEDQFDLFGFSDESDEPTANHSYYATLENTTHFYQIVQGDLPVKLLMQNLLNQTSVCFDTETTGIDALNAELVGMSFSFEKGKGFYVPFPENQEEAQNLIEKFRPFFENETIEKIGQNMKYDLKILSNYNIQVKGKLFDTMIAHYLINPDMRHNMDVLSETYLKYAPKSIETLIGKKGKNQLSMRDVPLEDIKEYATEDADITFQLKEHFQPILEKVGTKKLFDEIEIPLVPVLADMEKEGIRLDVEFLKSMSVDMQKEIDAFEQQIYETAGEKFNLASPKQLGDILFDKLKIGGAKQKKTKTGQYATGEEVLSYLANEHQIVRDILEWRQMVKLQSTYIDALPNQVDKKTGRVHTDYMQTVAATGRLSSNNPNLQNIPIRTERGRQIRKAFIARDENYTLLSADYSQIELRIIAALCGEENMIKAFQNHEDIHKSTAAKVFNVPLDEVTKEQRSHAKTVNFGIIYGVSAFGLSNQTNLSRKESADLIEAYYKTYPRLKSFIQEQVDFAREHGYVETISGRRRYLKDINSANAIVRGGAERNAVNAPIQGSAADIIKIAMINIHKKLTAENWKSKMLLQVHDELVFDVHNSELEKIQPMIKHEMENAFKMAVPLDVEIGLGKNWLEAH, encoded by the coding sequence ATGTCACAAAAACGTCTTTTTTTACTCGATGCCTACGCCTTAATTTTTAGAGGATATTACGCTTTTATCAAAAACCCAAGAATCAATTCTAAAGGAATGGATACTTCTGCCATTATGGGATTTATGAATTCTTTGATGGATGTTATTAAGCGCGAAAAACCAGATCATTTAGCGGTAGCGTTTGATAAAGGCGGAAGCGATTATCGTTTTAAAATGTATCAAGAATACAAAGCGCATCGTGACGAAACTCCAGAAGCGATTAAAATTGCGGTTCCTTATATTCAAGAATTATTGAAAGCGATGCACATTCCAATTATCGAAAAAGCAGGTTTTGAAGCCGATGATTTGATTGGAACTTTAGCCAAACAAGCCGAAAAAGAAGGTTTTCAAGTATTCATGGTAACGCCAGATAAGGATTTTTCGCAATTGGTTTCGGAAAATATTTTCATGTACAAACCTGCCCGAATGGGGAATGACATCGAGATTTGGGGAATTCCCGAAGTCTTAGAAAAATTTGAAATCGAGCGCCCAGAACAAGTGATTGATTTCTTAGGAATGATGGGCGATTCTGCCGATAATATTCCAGGATTGCCTGGTGTGGGTGAAAAAACAGCTAAAAAATTCTTAGCGGAATACGGAACTTTAGAAAACTTGCTAGCCAACACGCATCAATTAAAAGGTGCAATGAAAGATAAAATCGAAGCGAATAAAGAATTAGGGATTCTATCCAAAAAATTAGCGACTATCCTACTCGATTGCCCAGTGACTTTTGATGCTGACGATTACGAATTATCAAAACCTGATGTGGAAAAAACCGATGCGTTATTTCAGGAATTAGAATTCCGCCAAATGAAAGCGCAATTTGATAAGTTATTTGGAACTGGAAAAGAATATGACGAAATTGACAGCAATGGCAATACTTCTGAAATTCCACAACCAACAAAAAAAGCGCCAGTAAAAAAATCAAACGAAGACCAATTTGATTTGTTTGGTTTTAGTGATGAATCGGATGAACCAACTGCGAATCATTCCTATTATGCGACTTTAGAAAACACAACGCATTTCTACCAAATCGTTCAAGGTGATTTACCAGTAAAATTGTTAATGCAGAATTTATTAAACCAAACTTCGGTTTGTTTTGATACTGAAACTACTGGAATTGACGCTTTGAATGCCGAGTTAGTAGGAATGTCATTCTCTTTCGAAAAAGGGAAAGGATTTTACGTTCCGTTTCCAGAAAATCAGGAAGAAGCGCAAAATCTAATTGAAAAATTCCGACCTTTCTTCGAAAATGAAACCATCGAAAAAATTGGTCAGAACATGAAATATGACTTGAAAATTCTTTCGAATTACAACATTCAAGTCAAAGGAAAATTATTCGACACCATGATTGCGCATTATCTAATTAATCCAGATATGCGTCATAATATGGATGTGTTGTCGGAAACGTATTTGAAATATGCACCAAAATCGATTGAAACTTTAATTGGTAAAAAAGGAAAAAATCAATTGTCAATGCGTGATGTCCCTCTGGAAGACATAAAAGAATATGCAACCGAAGATGCTGATATTACCTTCCAACTAAAAGAACATTTCCAACCGATTTTAGAAAAAGTAGGTACAAAAAAATTGTTTGACGAAATCGAAATTCCGTTAGTTCCCGTTTTAGCGGATATGGAAAAAGAAGGGATTCGTTTGGATGTGGAATTTCTAAAAAGTATGTCGGTTGACATGCAAAAAGAAATCGATGCGTTTGAACAACAAATCTATGAAACGGCGGGTGAGAAATTCAATTTGGCTTCTCCAAAACAATTGGGCGATATTTTATTCGACAAACTAAAAATCGGTGGTGCGAAACAAAAGAAAACCAAAACCGGTCAATATGCCACTGGTGAAGAAGTGTTAAGTTATTTAGCAAACGAACATCAAATTGTACGCGATATTTTAGAATGGCGTCAAATGGTGAAATTGCAAAGCACTTATATTGATGCTTTGCCAAATCAGGTCGATAAAAAAACAGGAAGAGTGCATACGGATTATATGCAAACGGTTGCTGCTACAGGTCGTTTGAGTTCGAATAATCCGAATTTACAAAACATTCCAATTCGTACCGAAAGAGGAAGACAAATTAGAAAAGCCTTCATTGCACGCGATGAAAATTATACCTTACTTTCTGCCGATTATTCTCAAATTGAATTGCGCATCATTGCCGCTTTGTGTGGCGAAGAAAATATGATTAAAGCGTTTCAAAATCACGAAGACATTCACAAAAGTACGGCTGCAAAAGTATTCAATGTACCTTTAGATGAAGTGACAAAAGAACAAAGAAGCCATGCTAAAACCGTAAACTTCGGAATTATTTATGGGGTTTCAGCTTTTGGATTGAGCAACCAAACCAATTTATCAAGAAAAGAAAGTGCCGATTTAATTGAAGCATATTACAAAACGTATCCAAGATTAAAATCGTTTATTCAAGAGCAAGTAGATTTTGCTAGAGAACATGGTTATGTAGAAACGATTTCAGGAAGAAGACGATATTTAAAAGACATCAACTCAGCCAATGCGATTGTTCGTGGCGGTGCGGAACGAAATGCGGTAAATGCGCCAATTCAAGGTTCGGCAGCCGATATTATTAAAATTGCGATGATTAACATTCACAAAAAACTAACGGCTGAAAATTGGAAATCTAAAATGCTATTGCAAGTACATGACGAATTAGTATTTGACGTGCACAACTCCGAATTAGAGAAAATACAACCGATGATTAAACACGAAATGGAAAATGCTTTCAAAATGGCAGTTCCGTTAGATGTAGAAATTGGATTGGGTAAAAATTGGTTGGAAGCGCATTAA
- a CDS encoding universal stress protein: MKRILVPTDFSKHAEYALKVAAQIAKKNDGEIFLVHMLELPTSGNDAVTRAHDIPELMFFKNAAVAKLDELMDAAYLDGVKISRIIQFEMAFDGILKNGEAHNVDLIVMGSHGASGFQEMFIGSNTEKVVRHSNVPVLVIKREEENFNASKFVFASDFSDEIKKPFEKVVEFVNKFGSHLHLANINTPNNFKSTKVAQKQMDEFVANFKIDNYSTHIYNDVNVEKGILHFAKSIDADIIGMSTHGRKGLSHFFNGSISEDLVNHAKRPVITFKI; the protein is encoded by the coding sequence ATGAAACGAATTTTAGTACCAACCGATTTTTCAAAACACGCCGAATACGCATTAAAAGTTGCAGCACAAATAGCAAAAAAGAATGATGGTGAAATCTTTTTAGTACATATGTTGGAATTACCAACTTCAGGAAATGATGCCGTTACAAGAGCTCACGATATTCCAGAATTAATGTTCTTTAAAAACGCAGCTGTCGCTAAGCTAGATGAATTAATGGACGCTGCTTACCTAGATGGCGTTAAAATTTCTAGAATTATCCAATTCGAAATGGCTTTTGACGGAATTTTGAAAAACGGCGAAGCTCACAATGTAGATTTAATTGTTATGGGTTCTCACGGAGCTAGTGGTTTCCAAGAAATGTTTATTGGATCAAATACTGAAAAAGTAGTAAGACACTCTAATGTACCTGTATTAGTTATCAAAAGAGAAGAAGAAAATTTCAATGCATCAAAATTTGTTTTTGCATCTGACTTCTCTGATGAAATAAAAAAACCATTTGAAAAAGTAGTTGAATTTGTTAACAAATTTGGTTCTCACCTTCATTTAGCAAACATCAACACTCCAAACAACTTTAAATCAACTAAAGTTGCTCAAAAACAAATGGATGAATTTGTTGCAAATTTTAAAATTGACAACTATTCAACTCATATTTATAATGATGTTAATGTTGAAAAAGGAATTTTACACTTTGCAAAAAGCATTGACGCAGACATTATAGGAATGAGTACACACGGAAGAAAAGGATTATCTCACTTCTTTAACGGAAGTATTAGTGAAGATTTAGTAAATCATGCTAAAAGACCTGTAATTACTTTCAAAATCTAA
- a CDS encoding thioredoxin family protein, giving the protein MSKFGELIDAQVPVLIDFFTEWNEPSVAMNEVIRHVAAALGDKARVIKIDVDKNQELAEALRIKGLPTLMIYKEGQMVWRQSGELDANTLISLVQEQA; this is encoded by the coding sequence ATGTCAAAATTTGGAGAACTAATCGATGCTCAAGTACCTGTACTAATCGATTTTTTTACAGAGTGGAATGAGCCTTCAGTAGCTATGAATGAAGTAATTCGTCATGTAGCAGCTGCTTTAGGAGACAAAGCACGTGTAATTAAAATTGATGTAGACAAAAATCAGGAATTAGCCGAAGCGCTTCGTATAAAAGGTTTACCTACTTTAATGATTTATAAAGAAGGTCAAATGGTATGGAGACAAAGCGGAGAACTTGATGCAAACACATTAATTTCATTAGTGCAAGAACAAGCCTAA